The region CGCGAAGAAGCGCTGCGGGATGTCGCCCGCACGATCTGCGGCAAGATCGGCTGGAACGCAGGCGCCGGTGACGAGCGCGCCTTCCTCGAAGCCTATTACGCCCAACTGCGCGCCCGCCTCGAAACCGGCATGCGCTTTGGCCGTCGCAAGGCCGACAAGCACACCTGATACCAAGCTGCTCCCGACCTCCCGCCACTGATCGGCGGTTATGATACGTTTGAGCTGAGCGTCCCCTTCACGGCTCTTCTCGAGCATTGCGAGATGGCGCCCGTTCGTGCTCAAAAGTCAATGTTACTGGAAGGGAGGGACCCAATGGACCGCGTCACGATCATCGAAGACGATCTTTCCGGAGAGGCGATCCGTGAGCTAGTCGCCCTCCACCTTTCAGGCATGCATGCCAACTCGCCAGCCTGCAAAGTCCACGCCCTGCCCGTGGAGAAGCTGCGACAACCGGGCGTCACTTTCTATTCGGCGTGGGTCGGGGATGTGCTGGCCGGGATGGGCGCGATCCGCGAACTCGATGCCACGCATGGCGAACTGAAGTCCATGCGTGTCGCAAGTGATTGGTTAGGAAAGAAA is a window of Novosphingobium sp. THN1 DNA encoding:
- a CDS encoding GNAT family N-acetyltransferase, with protein sequence MDRVTIIEDDLSGEAIRELVALHLSGMHANSPACKVHALPVEKLRQPGVTFYSAWVGDVLAGMGAIRELDATHGELKSMRVASDWLGKKIGEAVLLHLLSIALQRGYRRVSLETGRGPAFEPALGLYRKHGFVNCEAFADYVQDDFSQCLTLKLD